Proteins from a single region of Artemia franciscana chromosome 2, ASM3288406v1, whole genome shotgun sequence:
- the LOC136024578 gene encoding uncharacterized protein LOC136024578, producing the protein MPNEAERMKLAMNAVLELKLSQRAAAKKYEIPETTLRRYVNKARNASDDKKLTLKFEPNYQVRQVLTDELEQQLHDYLIKACKMHHGLTRLNVRQFAFEIAKMNQLKVHSTWHEKKMTGKDWYYIYMKRFPDLSIRKAEGTSLARATAFNKTTVNEFYDNLETVMNKFKFQPSDIYNLDETGATTVQRPPNVIAPKGHKQVGQVTSAERGELTKVCCTINAQGNFLPPYFVFPRKRFGSQLMNGTPPGSGGSGSAKGWMTSDIFLLVLEHVVKHARCTKERPILLIEDNHSSRVSIQAIQYYKDNEIAVLTLPPHTSGKLQPLDRRVYISFKNYYNIACNDWMVSNPGQTIGISIIAQLVGKASQLSFTQKNIVSGFAATGIFPFNCLLFTDDDFFASAVTDRPDPNPSAAPEAEEVKQELNSHNKAGPSSASPSAASPTAVTPEAVWPYPRAPPRNLPEGPRKRKKTIIATDTPVKDALEKEFMEREAKKKAKTSKINPKTKKAVVQKPVPKKTGCPT; encoded by the coding sequence ATGCCTAATGAAGCAGAGCGTATGAAGCTTGCCATGAACGCGGTACTGGAATTGAAGCTTTCACAACGGGCTGCTGCCAAAAAATACGAGATCCCAGAGACAACACTCCGTCGATATGTAAATAAGGCTCGCAACGCGTCGGacgataaaaagctgacttTAAAATTTGAGCCGAATTACCAAGTCCGTCAAGTGTTAACTGATGAACTTGAACAGCAACTTCACGATTATTTGATAAAGGCATGCAAAATGCACCATGGTTTGACACGGCTCAACGTCCGCCAATTCGCTTTCGAAATTGCAAAGATGAACCAATTGAAGGTGCACTCAACATGGCATGAGAAAAAGATGACGGGGAAAGACTGGTATTACATTTACATGAAACGCTTCCCAGACCTGTCTATCCGCAAAGCGGAGGGAACAAGCTTGGCCAGAGCCACGGCATTCAACAAAACAACTGTAAACGAGTTCTATGACAACTTGGAGACTGTTATGAACAAGTTTAAGTTTCAGCCTagtgatatttataacttagatGAGACGGGGGCAACAACAGTGCAGAGACCACCAAATGTGATAGCACCCAAGGGGCACAAACAGGTGGGCCAAGTGACTTCTGCTGAGCGAGGCGAACTGACCAAAGTCTGCTGCACCATCAATGCTCAAGGTAATTTCTTGCCACCTTACTTCGTCTTCCCAAGGAAAAGATTTGGCTCCCAGTTGATGAATGGTACACCACCAGGCAGTGGCGGTAGCGGTTCTGCCAAAGGATGGATGACATCTGATATCTTCCTGCTTGTCCTCGAACACGTTGTGAAACATGCCCGCTGTACAAAAGAGAGACCCATATTGCTGATAGAAGACAACCACTCTTCTCGTGTGTCGATCCAGGCCATTCAGTACTACAAAGATAACGAGATAGCGGTTCTGACTTTGCCACCCCACACCAGCGGAAAGCTACAGCCACTGGACAGAAGAGTCTACATATCATTCAAAAACTACTACAACATCGCCTGCAATGACTGGATGGTCAGCAACCCCGGACAGACGATTGGCATCTCTATCATCGCTCAACTTGTTGGAAAGGCCTCCCAACTCTCCttcacacagaaaaacataGTCAGTGGCTTTGCTGCTACTGGTATTTTCCCCTTCAACTGCCTACTTTTCACAGACGACGATTTTTTCGCATCAGCTGTGACCGACAGACCAGACCCTAATCCCAGCGCAGCTCCAGAGGCCGAAGAAGTCAAGCAAGAATTGAATAGTCATAACAAAGCGGGTCCAAGCTCTGCCTCCCCAAGCGCTGCCTCCCCTACCGCCGTTACACCCGAAGCTGTATGGCCCTACCCAAGAGCGCCCCCCAGGAACCTGCCAGAGGGACCTCGGAAGAGGAAGAAAACCATCATTGCCACGGATACCCCAGTGAAAGATGCTTTAGAGAAAGAATTCATGGAAAGGGAGGCAAAGAAAAAGGCCAAGACTTCTAAGATTAACCCCAAGACAAAGAAAGCCGTTGTCCAAAAGCCAGTGCCAAAAAAAACAGGATGTCCAACCTAA